One Archaeoglobus neptunius DNA segment encodes these proteins:
- a CDS encoding 4Fe-4S binding protein → MIRLGKVKTDPVENLKRHAEAIGEAVRQAIKPDRITVEYPRERRRYPECFRGFIIFDKEKCISCYRCAQICPANAIQMEYYDNAYPGIDYAKCIFCHFCVDSCPTGALNTSKVHDVAFKTMEEMKLSTKNIMKIPEVVREEKFTVDYYVDKNVWKLVRKKELDRLEVEPKPVKVRERRAACIEPESCIGCRLCASVCPQNAIVVERCEISIDEEVTGTGCVLEVHTDRCTGCGLCVRQCPMQILTLQEVGE, encoded by the coding sequence ATGATCAGGCTGGGAAAAGTTAAAACGGACCCTGTTGAGAATCTCAAAAGACATGCGGAGGCGATTGGAGAAGCTGTAAGGCAGGCAATCAAGCCTGACAGAATTACAGTTGAATATCCGAGAGAAAGGAGGAGATACCCTGAATGTTTTAGAGGCTTTATTATCTTTGACAAGGAAAAATGCATAAGCTGTTACAGATGTGCTCAAATCTGCCCTGCGAATGCTATCCAGATGGAGTATTATGATAACGCCTACCCGGGGATAGACTACGCAAAGTGCATTTTCTGCCACTTCTGCGTTGACAGCTGTCCGACCGGTGCTCTCAATACAAGCAAGGTTCATGATGTGGCATTCAAGACGATGGAAGAAATGAAACTGAGCACAAAGAACATAATGAAAATCCCTGAGGTGGTCAGGGAAGAAAAATTCACGGTTGACTATTACGTTGACAAAAACGTATGGAAACTTGTGAGAAAGAAGGAGCTGGACAGACTTGAAGTTGAGCCCAAGCCTGTAAAGGTTAGGGAAAGAAGGGCTGCCTGCATCGAACCTGAAAGCTGTATCGGTTGCAGACTCTGTGCCAGTGTATGCCCGCAAAATGCGATTGTGGTTGAAAGGTGTGAGATCAGCATAGACGAAGAAGTTACGGGGACTGGATGTGTTCTTGAAGTTCACACTGACAGATGTACCGGTTGCGGACTCTGTGTGAGACAATGTCCGATGCAGATTTTGACCCTTCAAGAGGTGGGAGAATGA
- a CDS encoding Coenzyme F420 hydrogenase/dehydrogenase, beta subunit C-terminal domain has protein sequence MMAREWQFPLPEKKHKKKYFGNLKIEVIDTGYCCHCAACASICPVEGITAGDAPIDFPNWIKECVDCGACIKVCPRWDYTPKNGLGEYTELVAARSKRFVGQDGAMVTEFTASALEMGIIERAIFVARDSNWRTKIVTVKSPEQLYDRKITGTKYSYADVLPALKEAVLKSEAVGFVGTPCMVTAVRKMQKAFKKFQRVKLSIGLFCTENFYHHQLYEFLLEKANADLRNAVKTDIKKGKFIVEMKDGSKVRIPVKDFEEIIPSGCKVCQDFTAVDSDVSIGSVGSANRFSTVMVRTEVAKQILDYIKEKDYAEFREPKLELVQKLCDHKIKIHPWPPKKKKEED, from the coding sequence ATGATGGCGAGAGAGTGGCAGTTCCCTCTGCCAGAAAAGAAGCACAAGAAAAAATACTTTGGCAATCTGAAGATTGAGGTGATTGACACTGGGTACTGCTGTCACTGCGCCGCATGCGCGTCAATCTGCCCGGTGGAGGGAATAACAGCCGGAGACGCTCCCATAGACTTTCCCAACTGGATTAAAGAGTGTGTGGATTGCGGCGCATGTATTAAGGTATGCCCCAGATGGGACTACACTCCGAAAAACGGTCTTGGAGAGTACACGGAACTTGTTGCTGCAAGATCGAAGAGATTTGTGGGGCAGGATGGGGCAATGGTTACAGAATTCACAGCCTCAGCCCTCGAGATGGGCATAATCGAAAGGGCGATTTTCGTTGCGAGAGACTCCAACTGGAGGACGAAGATAGTTACTGTAAAGTCTCCAGAGCAGCTCTATGATCGCAAGATTACTGGAACGAAGTACTCTTATGCGGACGTTTTGCCTGCTTTGAAGGAAGCAGTGTTGAAGTCGGAAGCTGTGGGTTTTGTTGGAACCCCATGCATGGTAACTGCTGTCAGGAAAATGCAGAAAGCATTTAAGAAATTTCAAAGAGTAAAACTCTCCATCGGTCTTTTCTGCACTGAAAACTTCTATCATCACCAACTTTACGAATTCCTGCTTGAGAAGGCAAACGCAGACTTGAGAAATGCCGTTAAAACGGACATAAAGAAGGGAAAGTTCATTGTGGAGATGAAAGACGGCAGCAAAGTGAGGATACCTGTAAAGGACTTCGAAGAAATCATCCCTTCAGGATGTAAGGTGTGTCAGGATTTCACGGCAGTGGACAGCGATGTCAGCATCGGAAGTGTTGGAAGCGCAAACAGATTCTCTACAGTTATGGTCAGAACTGAGGTTGCGAAACAGATTCTTGATTACATTAAAGAGAAAGATTATGCTGAGTTCAGGGAGCCAAAGCTCGAACTTGTACAGAAGCTCTGCGATCACAAGATAAAGATACACCCGTGGCCACCCAAGAAAAAGAAAGAGGAAGATTAA
- a CDS encoding DUF447 domain-containing protein produces MRLADFGFTEGINEIIAITRKADGSLNTAPIGIIVEDCSSRMARVRLYRSHTRENVEREGRLFANVIWDAVIFALASFDDLGPEYFESINPPVIKGAMAWCEFSARLEGGYAVLELVDGEVLQRQFRAVNRGFNAVIEALVHATRFVAIKDEAKKAELKNRIVYYSEIARKCGSEKEKNAFKIILEKI; encoded by the coding sequence GTGAGACTCGCGGATTTTGGGTTTACCGAAGGTATAAACGAGATAATCGCCATTACCAGAAAAGCTGACGGCAGTCTAAACACTGCCCCCATCGGAATCATCGTTGAGGATTGCAGCTCAAGAATGGCCAGAGTCAGACTTTACAGATCACATACAAGAGAGAACGTGGAAAGAGAAGGGAGACTATTTGCGAATGTTATATGGGATGCTGTAATATTCGCACTGGCCTCATTTGATGATCTGGGGCCGGAATACTTCGAATCAATCAATCCACCGGTTATCAAAGGGGCAATGGCATGGTGCGAGTTCAGCGCCAGACTTGAGGGGGGTTATGCAGTGCTGGAACTTGTTGATGGTGAGGTTTTGCAGAGGCAATTCAGGGCAGTTAACAGGGGGTTCAACGCCGTGATTGAGGCTCTTGTGCATGCTACAAGGTTTGTTGCGATAAAGGATGAGGCTAAAAAAGCAGAGTTGAAAAACAGAATAGTATACTACAGCGAAATTGCACGGAAATGTGGATCTGAGAAAGAAAAAAATGCTTTTAAAATAATTCTGGAGAAGATTTAA